TCCGCGTTATCGTCAACGGCGAGGAACTGGCCTTCGACGTACCGCCCGTCGAGGTGGGCGGACGGCTGCTGGTCCCGCTCCGGGGCGTCTTCGAGCGCCTGGGTGCCACGGTCTTGTGGGAGCCTTCCACGCAGCGCATCACCGCCGCAACGGCGTCCAGGACGATTGAGCTGGTAATGGGACGGCGTGAAGCCGCGGTGGACGGAAAGTTGGTCCTCCTCGACATTCCCCCTATGGTTGTCGGGGGCCGCACGATGGTGCCGCT
This DNA window, taken from Armatimonadota bacterium, encodes the following:
- a CDS encoding copper amine oxidase N-terminal domain-containing protein; amino-acid sequence: MSGMRTTFVGVLLICVLSLNLLPAAGQGAIRVIVNGEELAFDVPPVEVGGRLLVPLRGVFERLGATVLWEPSTQRITAATASRTIELVMGRREAAVDGKLVLLDIPPMVVGGRTMVPL